A stretch of DNA from Flavobacteriaceae bacterium MAR_2009_75:
AATCGCAGCGGTTAGGTCATGCACTTTAATTTTTCACTACTCGACTACAATAAATTGCTATTGAACGTGTTATGTATTTAGTTAAGTTGTTTGTAAGAAAATTCATATGGTTTAAGTTGTATTTTTACTATGTGATTTTTATCCCAAATCGCAGAAATTATGGAAAAAAAATACCCTTTTAAATATTCACTAAAGTTTCTTACTGCCTTAATGCTATTATTATTGGTGAAAACATCGCTTATTGCTCAGTCAGAACCTTTTGATTGTGATTTCAATGCATATCTGTTTCAATATAATGATATTTATGCGTTAGACTTGGCTTCCGGAAGCTCTTACTTGGTTTCAGAAAACGTAGCTCCGGGTAATATAAATGCTGCTGCCTACAATTCATCTGATGGATATATTTGGGGTTATTTGTCAAGTCCATCCAAGTCAATCATCAGAATTGGCAAAGATTACTCTACAGACATTTACAATATACCTGAACTGCCAGATGGCGGTAATAAATATGTTGGTGATATTTCCATAGATGGTATGTACTATATAAGATCTGGATCATCGACTTATTATAGTATTGATTTGAACCCAGAATCGAACAATTACCTAAAGTATGTAGGTTCTCAAAAATTGAGCCAGAACATTAGTATACATGATTGGGCATTTAATGCTCAAGATAATAAGCTCTACACTGTTGAAAGAAGTACTAATATTCTGTATCGAATAGATGCCGTATCAGGTCAGGTCGCGGTTTTAGGCGTTGTACCTATTTTATCGGGACTTAATTATACCTTCGGTGCGGTGTATTTTGATGTAGATGGAAACTTTTATGTTTCTGCCAACCAAACTGGATCCGTTTATAAGATTAAAAATGTTCACGAGATAACTATAGGTGGTTTGATCGATTCGAATATTTTTGCGTTCGGCCCGGCTTCATCTCTTAATGACGGAGCTCGATGCCCAACTGCACCTGTACCACAGGAAGATTGCTTGAATGGTATCGATGACGATGGTGATGGACTGGTAGATTGTGATGACCCCGCCTGTTCAGGGGTTGCCGCTTGTCCAGAAATTACATTGACTTCTGGTGCCAATAGTGGTGGACTTGAGAGTAATGACCGTTTGTCATCTTTGATTAGCAAAAGAAATTACGATAGGGCAAAAGCCAATTATACCTTCGATAAGAGCGCTGCTAAGAAGTTAAAGAAAGGACTTAACTATGGCAAGAGTGGCAAGTATTCCGCAGCTTCAATTCCGTTAGCTGATTTAGTACCTTTAGGTATTGTCGGTGAAACGAGTACAATTGAATCATCACCTGCTGACCTATTAGATTTGACCAATGCTTCAGATATTTACTCTGTTGATTATCTAAAGGGTTCTGATAATATAGGAGCGCTAATGGTCATCAAAACGGAAGAAAAGGTATATGAGCACAGTAAATTTATTTGCGACCGGTTCCTAGGTGCGCAGCTTCTATCGGTCAGCAATATTCAATTGCGTGAAAAAGACTTTATCAAGTCAATCATAAAGCAGCCCGATGGCAATACCGAATTCGCACTAACATTTTCTGCTCGATTAAATGCCAATAACAATTTTGTAATAGAATCACATTGGAATATTGATGCTTACGCTGATAACACTGCCTATTACAACTTTCAAATTTGGTCGAATACTGTAGATGATTTATTGGCTTTGGCAGATGAAATATTGAACCTTTTAGAGGCAAACACTTCGATAGCAGATTATATGGGTTCAACGCCGCCACCTGTTTTTGTTAAATCGGCAAAATACGCAAAAGGTAAAGTAACCTTGAATTTGGTAAACAATAATCGGTCTGATCAACTGAATCTTGACGGTGGCATCAAGAAAACGGAAACTATGGATACCGAAAGCATGTCTTTCGTAGCGCCAATCGATGGTTATCTTGATTCGGTATCACTTGAGACCGGTAGTATTTTTGACTTCGGATTTAGAGTAAATAACTCTAAGGGAGGTACGCCAGATGACCTTTTCGTTGCTGATGCTCCATGGGGTCTTGACAGTTCTACGGCGGGAACCAGTGTTGATATCTACGAGGTTACCGAAACGGCACAACCCTATATGGAAGAAGGTTACCCCGTCGAGAGAAATATAAAGTTAAAAGGAAATACTTCCAATTATATAGGAGTATATAGAGCACTAAGCCCTCGATTCACGCCAGTAGACCTTTCAGATTATTCAAAACTAGCATTTGATGCCGCAGGTAGCGGTTTATTGGAAGTGAAGCTTACGAAAGGTGATGGGGCTATTTTCACTGCCCAAGTAAATCTCGCGGCCAATAGTGAAACCTTTGTACTGTCCGATACCGATTTTGAAGGCCCTAGTGGATTGGCTGATTTCTCAAGTCTAAAGGTAATTAATTTCAACCTAGTCTCTGAGAATGGAACCGAAGAGGAAAAGGAATTAGTACTATCAAACGTAAATTTCAATAACAAAGAGAAAGAACAGCTATTTGTTCTCGAAGACACCAATAAATCTTTACTTTACCCTAACCCTGTTGAAGCAGAGGCTGATATATATTTCTTTGAAGAGGCGGAGGGCTCTTATACATTCGAACTATTCGACCTTTCTGGAAAGAAAATAATGTCGCACGAAATGCAGGGTGATACAAAAAAGGGTCAGAACAAAATTACTGTTAAAAAGCATAGCCTTTCCCCTGGACTGTACCTTTATAAGTTAACAAGTTCTAACGATAAAATTTGGAGCAGTAAACTTATGATTCAATAGAGAGGGGCCACTATCAAGTTTTATTAACGAGGGAAGAAACTGCACGGGGTGCTAAAAGTGTAGTTTCATTCCTTCGTGACTAGCTATAAACCCCAATTGTTTATAGAATTCAATCGCCTCAGGCCTTTTTTTGTCCGTTGTCAATTGAATTAAGTGGCTCCCTTTATTTTTTGCAAACTCGATTGCCCAATCGAAAATTTTTTTGCCTAAGCCCTTGCCCCGATAATTCTTATGAACACGCACTGCTTCAACCTGCGCGCGTATGCCGCCTTGATAGGTCAAGTATTGTATAAAACTTAGTTGAAGTGTGGCCACAACCTTTTTCTTATCATTTTCCATGACCATCAAAAACTGATTGGGGTCATTATCAATATTTTCAAATGCTTGATAATATTTATGAGGAAGTGGCTCTTGGAAATCTTCTCGTAAGCTACCCAGCTGATCATTCGCTATCATCGCTATAATAGCGTGAATATCTTCTTGGGTCGCTTGCCGTATTTTCATATTTCTATAGTTAGTTTTACTTATGATTCTCTACCCATTCCTTAGCATTGGTAAACGCCTCTATCCAAGGGGAAACCTTATCGTTTCTATCTTTTGGATAATGGGCCCAGTTCCAAGGAAATATAGAGCGTTCGATATGGGGCATGGTCACTAAATGGCGTCCAGATTTATCACATAGCATCGCTGTATTGAAGTCACTGCCGTTCGGATTGGAGGGATAACCCTCATAACCATATTTTGCAACGATATCATAGTTTTCCTCAGTAAGTGGTAGGCTAAATTTACCTTCCCCATGGGAAATCCAAACGCCAAGGGTAGTACCTGCCAAGCTCGAAAGCATGATTGAATTGTTCTCTTGTATTTTTACCGATGTAAAATTACTCTCATGTTTGTTTGATTCATTATAGGTCATTCGACCGTGGCTCTCATGCTCCGGGTTGATAAGGTCAAGTTCCATGAACAATTGGCATCCGTTACAGATACCTACGGAAAGAGTGTCCGGCCGTGCAAAAAAGTTCTTGATTGCGGTGTTCGCTTTCTCATTATATTTAATGGCGCCTGCCCAACCTTTGGCACTTCCAAGTACATCTGAATTTGAGAATCCGCCAACGGCACCGATAAATTGAATATCCTCTAGCGTTTCTCTACCGGATATAAGATCGGTCATATGAACATCCTTTACATCAAAACCGGCAAGGTACATGGCATTGGCCATTTCCCGCTCAGAATTACTACCTTTCTCTCTAAGAATAGCGGCCTTGGGTCGAGAGGTGGTATTGACTTTAAAGTTCTTTAAATCAATTTTTGGCTTTGCCGGAAAACTATAAGATAAGGCTTGAGCCTTGTAATTATCGAATCTTTCTTTAGCTAAATCGTTAGCAGTTTGTTTATGGTCTAATAAATAAGAAGTTTTGTACCAAGTGTCTCGCAGAGACTCGATATTGAGCCCTATCTCCATGCCGTTATTCTTTATGGTCAGCGTACTATTGGAAACCACTTCGCCTATTTTTTTGAAATCGATATTTTGTTCTGATAAATGGTTTTCTATACTGTTGTCTTTTGCCTGAAAAACAATACCGGCATTTTCTGAAAAGAGCAATTTGATGGTGTCTTGTTCATTCAATTCAGATAAGTTCAAGTTCGCTCCCAAATCGGTATCGGCAAAGCAGAGCTCCAATAATGTGGTAATCAATCCGCCAGAAGCTACATCATGACCCGCAACTATTTTATCTTCTCGTATCAATTGTTGAATCGAGTTAAACACTTTTTTAAAGTATGGAGCATCTACAATGGTCGGGGCTTCGTTACCGATAGTATTTCTTACTTGCGCGAAAGAAGAGCCCCCTAGTTTATAATTATCTTTTGATAAATTGATGTAATAGATTGACCCACCATCCTTTTCAAGAACAGGTTCAACAACTTTGGTTATATCGTTACAGTTGCCTGCCGCTGAGATAATTACGGTACCCGGTGAAATAACATCACCATCTTTATACTTCTGTTTCATCGATAGGGAATCCTTTCCTGTCGGTACATTGATGCCCAACTCAATCGAGAAATCGGAGACTGCTTGAACCGCCTCATAAAGTCTGGCATCTTCACCTTCGTTCTTGCAGGGCCACATCCAATTTGCGGAAAGAGATATGGATTTCAGGCCCTCTTTTAAAGGAGCCCAAACGATATTGGTCAGGGCTTCGGCGATACTGTTTTTACTTCCGGCGGCGGGATCGATCAATCCTGAAATAGGGGAGTGGCCAATACTGGTGGCGATTCCTTCCTTCCCTTTAAAATCCAAGGCCATAACCGCACAGTTGTTCAACGGCAATTGTAAAGGGCCGGCACATTGTTGTTTTGCTACACGCCCGCCTACACAGCGATCGACTTTGTTCGTTAGCCAATCTTTACAGGCTACAGCTTCTAATTGTAGTACTTGATCTAAATAGTCTTGAAAGAACTCCAAAGAATATTCGGGTGCTTGATAGCTACGTTTAACACTATTGTCGGCCATTGTGGTTTTTGGCGAACTTCCGAAGATATCAGAAAGGTTCACATCCATAGGCTTTTCACCAGTGGTCTTTGATTCGAAAGTAAAACGGTCATCACCGGTAACATCGCCCACTTCGTACATTGGCGAACGCTCACGGTCTGCGATACGCTGAAGTAAGTCGATGTTCTTTTCACCGATTACGAGCCCCATACGTTCTTGAGATTCATTACCGATAATTTCTTTGGCGGATAAGGTGGGGTCACCAACGGGTAGTTGATCTAAATCTATTTTTCCACCGGTATCCTCTACCAGTTCAGAAAGACAATTCAAGTGGCCGCCTGCACCGTGGTCGTGAATCGAAACAATTGGGTTTTCTTCACTTTCGACCATACCTCTCACGGCATTGGCCGCTCTCTTTTGCATTTCAGGGTTTGAACGTTGAATGGCATTCAATTCTATCGAAGAACTGAACTCACCGGTATCTGCACTCGAAACCGCTGCACCGCCCATGCCGATTCGGTAGTTATCACCACCAAGTATTACTATTTTATCACCTTCTTCTGGAGTATCTTTTAATGCTTGCCCCGCCTTACCATAACCAATACCGCCAGCTTGCATGATAACTTTGTCGTACCCAAGTCTTCTGGCTTTATGGCCTGACGCCTCATTCTTCTCGTCATGCTCAAAAGTTAACACAGAGCCTGCAATAAGAGGTTGCCCGAACTTGTTTCCGAAATCGGAAGCACCGTTCGAAGCTTTGATTAAAATGTCGATAGGGGTTTGATACAACCATTCACGTTCTGGCATGGCCTGCTCCCAAGGGCGGTCTTGTTCTAGGCGGGAATAGGAAGTCATATATACCGCTGTACCGGCCAAAGGTAAAGAACCTTTTCCACCTGCAAGTCGGTCTCGTATTTCTCCGCCCGATCCGGTTGCTGCACCATTAAAAGGTTCTACAGTAGTAGGAAAATTGTGGGTTTCAGCTTTTAATGAAATGACTGATTCAAATTCTTTTTCTTCGTAAAAATCGGGTTTATCGGCAGTTTTTGGGGCAAATTGTATAGCTTTAGGCCCCTTGACAAAAGCCACATTATCTTTATAGGCCGAAACAATGTCGTTAGGGTTTTTCTCTGATGTCTTTTTGATTAACTTGAAAAGTGAGCTCGGCATTTCTTGGCCGTCGATTACGAACGTACCATTAAAAATTTTATGGCGGCAATGTTCTGAATTTACCTGACTGAAACCGAATACTTCAGAATCGGTAAGCCTACGGCCCATTTTTTCCGATAGATCATTCAGATAGTTAACTTCTTCATCACTCAAGGCAAGGCCTTCCTCTTCATTGTAAGCCCTAATATTTTCGATTTCTAAAATGGGTTCGGGGGTAACGTCGATATCGAATATAATTTGACCAAGGCCGTTGAATTTTTGAGATAGCATGGGGTCAAAATCAGTAAAATCTTCTGAAACCGTTTGAAATTCTTCAATTCGAAGAATACCCGAAACACCCATATTTTGGGTTATTTCTGTAGCATTCGTACTCCAAGGAGTAATCATGGCAGCTCTCGGGCCAACAAAAAAGGCGTCAAGAGACGCCGTATTTAGTTGAGGTTGGTTGCCGAACAACCATATAAGTTTATTTGTATCTTCTTGAGAAATTTCGCCTGTGGTTTGAACAGCAAAAACTTTGGTACTGGCATCACCGAAAAAAAAGATCATTGATTATCTGAATTGATGGGTTTAAGAAAGCACAAATTTACAGCTTTTCACCC
This window harbors:
- a CDS encoding phosphoribosylformylglycinamidine synthase; this encodes MIFFFGDASTKVFAVQTTGEISQEDTNKLIWLFGNQPQLNTASLDAFFVGPRAAMITPWSTNATEITQNMGVSGILRIEEFQTVSEDFTDFDPMLSQKFNGLGQIIFDIDVTPEPILEIENIRAYNEEEGLALSDEEVNYLNDLSEKMGRRLTDSEVFGFSQVNSEHCRHKIFNGTFVIDGQEMPSSLFKLIKKTSEKNPNDIVSAYKDNVAFVKGPKAIQFAPKTADKPDFYEEKEFESVISLKAETHNFPTTVEPFNGAATGSGGEIRDRLAGGKGSLPLAGTAVYMTSYSRLEQDRPWEQAMPEREWLYQTPIDILIKASNGASDFGNKFGQPLIAGSVLTFEHDEKNEASGHKARRLGYDKVIMQAGGIGYGKAGQALKDTPEEGDKIVILGGDNYRIGMGGAAVSSADTGEFSSSIELNAIQRSNPEMQKRAANAVRGMVESEENPIVSIHDHGAGGHLNCLSELVEDTGGKIDLDQLPVGDPTLSAKEIIGNESQERMGLVIGEKNIDLLQRIADRERSPMYEVGDVTGDDRFTFESKTTGEKPMDVNLSDIFGSSPKTTMADNSVKRSYQAPEYSLEFFQDYLDQVLQLEAVACKDWLTNKVDRCVGGRVAKQQCAGPLQLPLNNCAVMALDFKGKEGIATSIGHSPISGLIDPAAGSKNSIAEALTNIVWAPLKEGLKSISLSANWMWPCKNEGEDARLYEAVQAVSDFSIELGINVPTGKDSLSMKQKYKDGDVISPGTVIISAAGNCNDITKVVEPVLEKDGGSIYYINLSKDNYKLGGSSFAQVRNTIGNEAPTIVDAPYFKKVFNSIQQLIREDKIVAGHDVASGGLITTLLELCFADTDLGANLNLSELNEQDTIKLLFSENAGIVFQAKDNSIENHLSEQNIDFKKIGEVVSNSTLTIKNNGMEIGLNIESLRDTWYKTSYLLDHKQTANDLAKERFDNYKAQALSYSFPAKPKIDLKNFKVNTTSRPKAAILREKGSNSEREMANAMYLAGFDVKDVHMTDLISGRETLEDIQFIGAVGGFSNSDVLGSAKGWAGAIKYNEKANTAIKNFFARPDTLSVGICNGCQLFMELDLINPEHESHGRMTYNESNKHESNFTSVKIQENNSIMLSSLAGTTLGVWISHGEGKFSLPLTEENYDIVAKYGYEGYPSNPNGSDFNTAMLCDKSGRHLVTMPHIERSIFPWNWAHYPKDRNDKVSPWIEAFTNAKEWVENHK
- a CDS encoding putative secreted protein (Por secretion system target), which translates into the protein MEKKYPFKYSLKFLTALMLLLLVKTSLIAQSEPFDCDFNAYLFQYNDIYALDLASGSSYLVSENVAPGNINAAAYNSSDGYIWGYLSSPSKSIIRIGKDYSTDIYNIPELPDGGNKYVGDISIDGMYYIRSGSSTYYSIDLNPESNNYLKYVGSQKLSQNISIHDWAFNAQDNKLYTVERSTNILYRIDAVSGQVAVLGVVPILSGLNYTFGAVYFDVDGNFYVSANQTGSVYKIKNVHEITIGGLIDSNIFAFGPASSLNDGARCPTAPVPQEDCLNGIDDDGDGLVDCDDPACSGVAACPEITLTSGANSGGLESNDRLSSLISKRNYDRAKANYTFDKSAAKKLKKGLNYGKSGKYSAASIPLADLVPLGIVGETSTIESSPADLLDLTNASDIYSVDYLKGSDNIGALMVIKTEEKVYEHSKFICDRFLGAQLLSVSNIQLREKDFIKSIIKQPDGNTEFALTFSARLNANNNFVIESHWNIDAYADNTAYYNFQIWSNTVDDLLALADEILNLLEANTSIADYMGSTPPPVFVKSAKYAKGKVTLNLVNNNRSDQLNLDGGIKKTETMDTESMSFVAPIDGYLDSVSLETGSIFDFGFRVNNSKGGTPDDLFVADAPWGLDSSTAGTSVDIYEVTETAQPYMEEGYPVERNIKLKGNTSNYIGVYRALSPRFTPVDLSDYSKLAFDAAGSGLLEVKLTKGDGAIFTAQVNLAANSETFVLSDTDFEGPSGLADFSSLKVINFNLVSENGTEEEKELVLSNVNFNNKEKEQLFVLEDTNKSLLYPNPVEAEADIYFFEEAEGSYTFELFDLSGKKIMSHEMQGDTKKGQNKITVKKHSLSPGLYLYKLTSSNDKIWSSKLMIQ
- a CDS encoding transcriptional regulator produces the protein MKIRQATQEDIHAIIAMIANDQLGSLREDFQEPLPHKYYQAFENIDNDPNQFLMVMENDKKKVVATLQLSFIQYLTYQGGIRAQVEAVRVHKNYRGKGLGKKIFDWAIEFAKNKGSHLIQLTTDKKRPEAIEFYKQLGFIASHEGMKLHF